The following proteins are co-located in the Haloarcula rubripromontorii genome:
- a CDS encoding COG1361 S-layer family protein — MKPRTLLTLAVVALLMASGTAIGAVTGSPDFDATFVDNTVTPGEETTLDVVLVNSGTVDSGPTTQAVRSSEVTTARGTTVKVNSGDAPITVTTSKQAVGSVPEGKTSPISFEVSVDDDASPGDYTVPVIVEYEYTSYISENDGARDEETATKRIELELEIDDDAAFDVVDVDSGARVDSVGTVAITVENTGDEPAREASVTLESTNPELTVGSDTSSSRFIDTWEAGEQRTLRYRVGASGDARAEPYQFDLQVDFDDTDGVRKSTSASSLGITPAREQTFSVRGVDSDVAVGDSGTYNVTLHNDGPVAVRDATVSLRSQSSEIAFGESDSAEQYIGTWKPGETRTVSVDASASEDASVRGYAISATVGYKDPEGDSGADDDIALGIRPEPEQSFELGDVESTLQAGDDGTIEASLTNTGDRTVRNVVLNWASDNDNISPKETQYAVGDLGPGESATVSFDAEVSDNANAGPRQFDFVANYRNSEGDSRESDTLEIRQSVGGSADEFIVETTNASVNVGGSNTLEVTITNDAGERLTDIEAKLFTEDPISVSDDQAYVESLDQGESATIEFGISASGAAMTKNYPVSLDFQYEEPDGDTPVSDTYRLPVSVTNSGGGSSPLTTIIGVALVAALAIGGYFRFR, encoded by the coding sequence ATGAAACCACGAACATTACTGACGCTGGCCGTTGTCGCATTGCTCATGGCGTCCGGAACGGCAATCGGTGCCGTAACCGGGAGCCCAGACTTCGACGCAACGTTCGTCGATAACACTGTTACGCCCGGTGAAGAAACAACACTCGACGTTGTGCTCGTCAACAGCGGGACGGTCGACTCCGGTCCGACGACGCAGGCCGTTCGGAGCAGCGAGGTAACGACCGCTCGCGGAACCACGGTCAAAGTCAACAGCGGAGACGCTCCAATCACGGTGACAACGAGCAAGCAAGCCGTCGGGTCCGTCCCGGAAGGCAAGACGAGTCCGATTTCCTTCGAAGTGAGCGTCGATGACGACGCAAGTCCCGGCGACTACACCGTCCCTGTCATCGTCGAATACGAGTACACGAGCTATATCTCCGAAAACGACGGGGCACGAGACGAAGAGACAGCGACGAAACGGATCGAACTCGAACTCGAAATCGACGACGACGCGGCTTTCGACGTGGTGGACGTCGACTCCGGCGCGCGCGTCGACTCGGTCGGGACGGTCGCAATCACCGTCGAGAACACTGGTGACGAACCGGCCCGAGAAGCCTCGGTAACGCTGGAATCGACGAATCCTGAACTCACAGTCGGTAGCGACACCAGCAGCTCCCGGTTCATCGACACCTGGGAGGCTGGTGAACAGCGGACGCTCCGGTACCGCGTCGGTGCGAGCGGTGACGCCAGAGCCGAACCGTACCAGTTCGACCTTCAGGTCGACTTCGACGACACGGACGGAGTGCGAAAGAGTACGTCCGCCTCCTCGCTCGGTATTACACCTGCACGCGAGCAGACGTTCAGCGTCCGGGGCGTCGACAGCGACGTTGCCGTCGGCGATTCGGGGACGTACAACGTCACGCTCCACAACGACGGGCCAGTGGCTGTCAGAGATGCCACGGTTTCCCTGCGCTCACAGAGCAGCGAAATCGCATTCGGCGAGTCTGACTCCGCCGAGCAGTACATCGGGACGTGGAAACCCGGAGAAACTCGCACTGTTAGCGTCGACGCGTCCGCGAGTGAGGACGCGTCCGTCAGAGGGTATGCGATCTCAGCCACGGTCGGCTACAAGGATCCGGAAGGTGACAGCGGCGCTGACGACGATATCGCACTCGGAATCCGGCCAGAGCCTGAACAGTCCTTCGAGCTAGGGGACGTTGAATCGACACTCCAGGCGGGCGACGACGGGACCATCGAAGCGTCACTCACCAATACTGGCGACCGAACGGTTCGGAACGTCGTCCTGAACTGGGCCAGCGACAACGACAACATCTCGCCGAAGGAGACCCAGTACGCGGTCGGCGATCTCGGACCAGGTGAGTCAGCGACCGTCTCGTTCGACGCCGAAGTGTCGGATAACGCAAACGCCGGCCCGCGGCAGTTCGACTTCGTCGCCAACTACCGTAACAGCGAGGGCGACAGCCGCGAGAGCGACACACTCGAAATCCGGCAGAGCGTCGGCGGCAGCGCCGACGAGTTCATCGTCGAGACGACGAACGCGTCGGTCAACGTCGGCGGGTCGAACACGCTCGAAGTGACGATCACCAACGACGCGGGCGAACGGCTAACCGACATCGAAGCGAAGCTGTTCACTGAAGACCCCATCTCAGTGTCGGATGACCAAGCGTACGTCGAGAGCCTCGACCAGGGCGAGTCAGCGACCATCGAGTTCGGTATCAGCGCGAGCGGTGCCGCGATGACGAAGAACTATCCCGTCTCGCTTGACTTCCAGTACGAGGAGCCAGACGGAGATACGCCGGTGTCCGACACGTACCGACTTCCCGTCTCTGTGACCAACTCCGGCGGTGGCAGTTCGCCACTGACCACGATTATCGGCGTCGCGCTCGTGGCCGCCCTGGCCATCGGCGGCTACTTCAGATTCCGCTAA
- a CDS encoding response regulator: MLIVDDEHDVADTQALKLGERYEATVVYSGQAALDTAGPKFDAVLLDRRMPDVHGDDVLSQLRERGYDGVIIMLTAVDADLNILEMPFDDYLQKPVDQSTLLSALGQHLDRPQEDDRLDEYFRISSKLSVLEREKSASQLESSTEYTELKERARELEWVLQAENDDFEELKATYQSISRS; this comes from the coding sequence GTGCTCATCGTCGACGACGAACACGATGTCGCCGACACGCAGGCTCTGAAACTCGGCGAGCGCTACGAGGCGACTGTCGTGTACAGTGGCCAAGCGGCGCTCGACACTGCCGGTCCGAAGTTCGACGCTGTGTTGCTCGACCGACGAATGCCCGACGTACACGGTGACGATGTGCTGTCACAGTTGCGCGAGCGGGGCTACGACGGCGTCATCATTATGCTGACCGCGGTCGATGCCGACCTGAACATTCTGGAGATGCCCTTCGACGACTACCTTCAGAAGCCGGTCGACCAGTCGACGCTCCTGTCGGCGCTCGGGCAACATCTCGACAGGCCCCAGGAAGACGACAGACTCGACGAGTACTTCCGGATTTCTTCGAAGCTCTCCGTGCTGGAACGCGAAAAGTCGGCGTCACAACTGGAATCAAGCACCGAGTACACGGAGCTGAAAGAGCGTGCCAGAGAACTTGAGTGGGTGCTGCAAGCCGAGAACGATGATTTCGAGGAGTTGAAAGCGACGTATCAGTCTATCAGCCGAAGTTAG
- a CDS encoding TetR/AcrR family transcriptional regulator, whose amino-acid sequence MSDGIPFAGEPADSHEAIMRATFRALREYGYAGLSIQRIADEADLSKSTFYHHFDGKEDLLLSFQEFILTEFNRIFQVESTGDPEQDIQTFVSLVLDDFPDCVETPEKNAVLGSYIEMRAQAVQNPEFREKFTETDELFTRQLVHIIEDGIEQGVFADVNPETVSRFMITILDGVILQSATRNDNPVADIRDTIDEYIEETLLLDT is encoded by the coding sequence ATGAGTGATGGAATTCCGTTTGCCGGGGAGCCGGCGGACTCGCACGAGGCGATAATGCGAGCCACGTTCCGTGCCCTCCGGGAATACGGGTACGCCGGACTTTCGATACAGCGAATCGCGGACGAGGCCGACCTCAGTAAATCGACGTTCTATCACCACTTCGATGGCAAGGAGGACCTCCTGCTGTCGTTTCAGGAGTTCATCCTCACAGAGTTTAACCGCATCTTTCAAGTCGAATCGACCGGCGACCCCGAACAGGACATCCAGACGTTTGTCAGTCTCGTTCTCGATGACTTTCCCGACTGCGTCGAGACGCCCGAAAAGAACGCCGTACTCGGGTCGTACATCGAGATGCGTGCTCAGGCAGTCCAGAATCCGGAGTTCCGTGAAAAGTTCACCGAGACGGACGAACTGTTCACCCGACAACTCGTACACATAATCGAGGACGGCATCGAACAGGGTGTCTTCGCCGATGTCAATCCCGAGACGGTCTCGCGGTTCATGATCACGATACTCGACGGCGTGATTCTTCAGAGCGCGACACGCAACGACAACCCTGTCGCCGATATCCGGGACACTATCGACGAGTACATCGAAGAAACACTGCTTCTCGACACCTAA
- a CDS encoding efflux RND transporter permease subunit — protein MDYQRYIDWADDRIVHDSRKVVLLFLVVTVVFSAGLGSVSTNSGTSQFTTGLPAEEALQEVNDKFSPAFSPDTGSTQLIQRENNVLAKPALLRMLRSQHRLEEHGALRVTSTSSAATIVAQQLDPAAKTTEQQIYAVEAATPGEIDAAVGRAAERNSRFKSLLSKDFNRKSASASATIGVVTHEVPAGISSGSGQGGSSPLTSIQKQAGFTVSSADNGGITLFGSGIIADEFSNVVSDSLILTVPAAVLFILFFLTIAYRDLADMALGLIALFMAVVWTFGFMGLAGIPFSQMLIAVPPLLLAVGIDFGIHAVNRYREERETGASIQKSMRITTDQLLVAFFIVTGTTVIGFAANLTSALPPIQDFGYVASVGITFTFLIFGVFLPAAKVELDRLRQRFPIPTFSETPLGAEDSALSGVLRGGVVIANRAPIIFLVLILISTVGASYYATGVSTSFSQEDFLPPEENPDFVEALPEPFAPSEYTVTEVTNFLDDRFDTTQSSQATVYVEGPMRNDAALEQMYRAGDNPPDSFVREDGRAESTSIVTVIQDRAAEDPEFRRMVERNDQNDNGVPDDNLEEIYEYLLDSSDRSTALEYITEDYRSARVVYTVESDATDAEVTADTRTVAEDFRYEATATGSIIVFQAVSDLILESAIQSLAIALVGSALFLILMYNMLEGRPSLGLVNIIPVVVTVAWLGGTMRVLSIPFNALTATMLAITIGLGVDYSVHVTHRFADEFEENDLETALDRTVRGTGGALFGSMLTTTFGIGVLGLAVFPAIGQFGILTALSIGYAFLASLLVIPSALVVWNRVFNADWSVRGKLGFGRSRPPAPVEGDD, from the coding sequence ATGGATTACCAGCGCTACATCGACTGGGCGGACGACCGCATCGTCCACGATTCACGGAAGGTGGTTCTCCTCTTCCTGGTCGTGACGGTGGTCTTCAGCGCCGGGCTCGGGAGCGTCTCGACTAACTCCGGGACGTCGCAGTTTACGACCGGACTTCCGGCCGAAGAGGCACTGCAGGAAGTCAACGACAAGTTCTCGCCGGCCTTCTCTCCGGATACGGGGAGTACGCAGTTGATCCAGCGGGAGAACAACGTGCTCGCGAAGCCGGCGCTGCTACGGATGCTCAGATCACAGCATCGGTTGGAAGAACACGGAGCGCTCCGTGTCACGTCGACCTCAAGCGCCGCCACCATCGTCGCCCAGCAGCTAGATCCAGCGGCGAAGACGACCGAACAGCAGATCTATGCTGTCGAAGCCGCAACACCGGGAGAAATCGACGCTGCCGTCGGGCGCGCGGCCGAGCGGAACTCGCGGTTCAAGTCGCTGCTGAGCAAGGATTTCAACCGCAAGTCCGCCTCAGCGTCGGCGACGATCGGCGTCGTCACGCACGAGGTTCCGGCCGGAATCTCGTCCGGGTCAGGTCAGGGCGGATCGAGTCCGCTGACGAGCATCCAGAAACAGGCCGGGTTCACTGTCTCCAGCGCTGACAACGGTGGTATCACCCTGTTCGGCAGTGGCATCATCGCTGACGAGTTCTCGAACGTCGTCAGTGACTCGCTCATCCTGACCGTGCCCGCAGCGGTGCTGTTCATCCTGTTTTTCCTGACGATTGCCTACCGCGACCTCGCAGATATGGCGCTTGGCCTTATCGCGCTGTTTATGGCCGTCGTCTGGACGTTCGGCTTCATGGGGCTTGCCGGTATCCCCTTCTCGCAGATGCTCATCGCCGTGCCGCCGCTGTTGTTGGCGGTCGGTATCGACTTCGGAATTCACGCCGTCAACCGGTATCGGGAGGAGCGCGAAACCGGAGCGTCTATCCAGAAGTCGATGCGGATCACGACTGACCAGTTGCTCGTCGCCTTCTTCATCGTGACGGGGACGACAGTCATCGGGTTCGCCGCGAATCTCACCAGCGCACTGCCGCCGATTCAGGACTTCGGCTACGTGGCCTCTGTCGGTATCACGTTTACCTTCCTCATCTTCGGGGTGTTCCTACCCGCCGCGAAGGTAGAATTGGACCGGCTCCGTCAGCGCTTCCCCATTCCGACGTTCAGTGAGACGCCGCTGGGCGCGGAAGACTCAGCACTCAGCGGCGTGTTGCGCGGCGGTGTCGTCATCGCGAACCGCGCCCCGATCATCTTCCTCGTGCTTATCCTCATATCCACGGTCGGTGCCAGCTACTACGCCACCGGCGTCTCGACTTCGTTCAGTCAGGAGGACTTCCTACCGCCCGAGGAGAACCCAGACTTCGTCGAAGCCCTGCCGGAACCGTTCGCTCCGAGCGAATACACCGTAACGGAGGTGACGAACTTCCTCGATGACCGGTTCGATACGACCCAGTCCAGTCAGGCGACGGTGTACGTAGAGGGGCCAATGCGGAACGATGCGGCGCTTGAGCAGATGTATCGGGCGGGTGACAACCCGCCGGACTCGTTCGTCCGAGAGGACGGGCGCGCTGAGTCGACGTCTATCGTCACGGTCATTCAGGACCGAGCAGCAGAGGACCCCGAGTTCCGTCGGATGGTCGAGCGCAACGACCAGAACGACAACGGTGTCCCGGACGATAACCTCGAGGAGATATACGAGTATCTGCTTGACTCGTCGGACCGTAGTACGGCGCTAGAGTACATCACCGAAGATTACCGGAGCGCGCGCGTTGTCTACACGGTCGAATCGGACGCGACTGACGCCGAGGTGACCGCCGATACGCGAACCGTTGCCGAGGACTTCCGATACGAGGCGACGGCAACCGGCTCGATAATCGTGTTCCAGGCCGTCTCAGACCTTATTCTGGAGTCAGCCATCCAGTCGCTGGCGATTGCACTGGTCGGGTCAGCGCTGTTCCTCATCCTCATGTACAATATGCTGGAGGGGCGGCCGTCACTCGGCCTCGTGAACATCATCCCCGTCGTCGTCACGGTAGCGTGGCTCGGCGGCACGATGCGGGTGCTTAGCATCCCGTTCAACGCGCTCACAGCGACAATGCTGGCAATAACTATCGGGCTAGGGGTCGACTACTCGGTCCACGTCACCCACCGGTTCGCCGACGAGTTCGAGGAAAACGACCTCGAAACGGCGCTGGACCGGACTGTTCGCGGGACCGGCGGGGCGCTGTTCGGGAGTATGCTCACCACGACGTTCGGAATCGGTGTGCTCGGGCTGGCTGTGTTCCCTGCAATCGGCCAGTTCGGCATCCTGACGGCGTTGTCGATCGGGTACGCGTTCCTTGCCTCCCTACTGGTGATCCCCTCCGCGCTCGTCGTCTGGAACCGGGTGTTCAACGCTGATTGGTCGGTCCGTGGCAAACTCGGGTTCGGGCGGTCGCGGCCACCCGCACCCGTCGAAGGCGACGACTGA
- a CDS encoding NAD(+)/NADH kinase gives MTVGIVAQRDNDRAMSLASTLCDRLRATSAAVVVDETTAGALGDHDAWEAAVPDSAPVEEMSACDLVVSIGGDGTFLYAARGAGSTPILGVNLGEVGFLNAIAPEEAVETVVAEVEHIQKTGSARTRAKPRLQASGDDWELSPALNEVVVQGERRGHGGGATLDVYVDDSLYTSGHADGVLVATPTGSTAYNLSERGPLVHPDVAGLIITGMADEMGTPPLVVDVDSEIAIELTDADSGVVVSDGRVRKDVVPPERITISRAGEPVRLAGPPLDFFTALDKLA, from the coding sequence ATGACTGTCGGGATCGTCGCACAGCGGGACAACGACCGGGCCATGTCGCTTGCGAGTACACTGTGTGACCGACTGCGCGCCACGTCGGCGGCCGTCGTCGTAGACGAAACGACCGCCGGTGCGCTGGGTGACCACGACGCGTGGGAGGCCGCTGTGCCGGATTCGGCCCCAGTCGAGGAGATGTCCGCCTGTGACCTCGTCGTGAGCATCGGCGGCGACGGAACCTTCCTGTACGCGGCCCGCGGCGCGGGGTCGACGCCGATACTGGGCGTCAATCTCGGTGAAGTCGGCTTTCTGAACGCTATCGCACCCGAAGAAGCCGTCGAGACGGTTGTCGCGGAAGTCGAACACATCCAGAAGACCGGGAGCGCGCGGACGCGGGCCAAGCCGCGGCTACAGGCCAGTGGCGACGACTGGGAGCTTTCGCCGGCGCTGAACGAGGTCGTCGTGCAGGGCGAGCGCCGCGGTCACGGCGGCGGGGCGACCCTCGACGTGTACGTCGACGACTCGCTGTACACGTCCGGCCACGCCGACGGTGTACTGGTGGCGACACCGACCGGCTCGACGGCGTACAACCTCAGCGAACGCGGCCCGCTCGTCCACCCTGATGTGGCCGGCCTCATCATCACGGGGATGGCGGACGAGATGGGGACGCCGCCGCTGGTCGTCGACGTTGATAGCGAGATCGCCATCGAACTCACGGACGCCGACAGCGGCGTCGTCGTCAGTGACGGACGAGTGAGAAAGGACGTGGTGCCGCCGGAGCGAATCACAATCTCGCGTGCGGGCGAACCGGTCCGGCTTGCCGGACCCCCGCTTGACTTTTTCACCGCACTGGACAAGCTGGCCTAA
- a CDS encoding dihydrolipoyl dehydrogenase family protein translates to MTHVVIIGAYGSAGAAVAGDLVEEEDIELTLIDNGEPGGGLCILRGCMPSKEVLSAGAHRFQARHDDRLVGDVPEVDLEAVVERKDDHVLDWAGHRRDSIHEMAERDDVTFIHDTATFVDEHTVRAGGEEHEADYVVIATGSSVNVPDTPGIDEVDFMTSDQVLDATEFPDSGIVMGFGYIGMEMVPYLAEAGGMELTVIEHDDRPIDEGDPEFGDEALDIYENNWDVTIPTNCYEKELEATEDGGVRLTVEYDDGGEETFEADQLFLFTGRRPTVEGLGLENTPVSVEGDWAKDTMQTRDADHIYAVGDVNGKEPILHVAKEQGFTAAENIIRQESGGSLEKYRNVHHHVIFSGLGVYPFARVGHNEETAREAGYDIVTATRQASDDGVFKSKDVPEGLAKLVVDAEDGTVLGWQGMHYHADSFAKTFQTIVELGLDVRDLPDRAYHPTLPENVDGLIRDCVDQL, encoded by the coding sequence ATGACTCACGTCGTTATCATCGGCGCGTATGGGAGTGCCGGGGCCGCAGTCGCCGGCGACCTTGTCGAGGAGGAGGACATCGAACTCACGCTCATCGACAACGGCGAGCCCGGCGGTGGCCTCTGTATCCTTCGTGGCTGTATGCCGTCTAAGGAAGTGCTCTCCGCAGGTGCCCACCGCTTCCAGGCACGCCACGACGACCGTCTCGTCGGCGACGTGCCCGAAGTCGATCTGGAAGCCGTCGTCGAACGCAAGGACGACCACGTCCTCGACTGGGCCGGACACCGCCGGGATTCTATCCACGAAATGGCTGAGCGCGACGACGTGACGTTCATCCACGACACCGCCACGTTCGTCGACGAGCACACGGTCCGGGCCGGGGGCGAAGAACACGAAGCCGACTACGTCGTCATCGCGACCGGCTCCAGCGTGAACGTCCCGGACACACCCGGCATCGACGAGGTCGACTTCATGACGAGCGACCAGGTACTCGATGCCACCGAGTTCCCCGACTCTGGAATCGTGATGGGCTTCGGGTACATCGGCATGGAGATGGTCCCGTATCTCGCCGAAGCCGGTGGGATGGAACTCACGGTTATCGAGCACGACGACCGGCCTATCGACGAGGGCGATCCGGAGTTCGGCGACGAGGCGCTCGACATCTACGAGAACAACTGGGACGTGACCATTCCGACAAACTGCTACGAGAAGGAACTGGAAGCGACCGAGGACGGCGGCGTCCGGCTTACCGTCGAGTACGACGACGGCGGCGAGGAAACCTTCGAGGCCGACCAGCTGTTCCTGTTTACCGGTCGTCGTCCGACCGTCGAGGGACTCGGCCTGGAGAACACGCCCGTCTCTGTCGAGGGAGACTGGGCGAAAGACACGATGCAGACCCGCGACGCCGACCACATCTATGCCGTCGGAGATGTCAACGGCAAGGAGCCGATTCTCCACGTCGCCAAGGAGCAGGGCTTCACCGCCGCCGAGAACATCATCCGGCAAGAGTCCGGTGGGTCGCTCGAAAAATACCGGAACGTCCACCATCACGTCATCTTCTCCGGGCTGGGCGTCTATCCGTTCGCCCGCGTCGGCCACAACGAGGAGACTGCAAGGGAAGCGGGCTACGATATCGTCACGGCGACGCGACAGGCCAGCGACGATGGCGTGTTCAAATCGAAAGACGTGCCCGAGGGACTTGCGAAGCTCGTCGTCGACGCGGAGGACGGGACGGTGCTGGGCTGGCAGGGGATGCACTACCATGCGGACAGTTTCGCCAAGACCTTCCAGACCATCGTCGAGCTCGGCCTTGACGTGCGTGACCTGCCGGATCGGGCCTACCATCCGACACTCCCGGAGAACGTCGACGGGCTCATCCGGGACTGCGTCGACCAGCTATAG
- a CDS encoding hybrid sensor histidine kinase/response regulator, with protein MDTPVATPDRHGADGTAGQVRVLYVDEDCDDITAVKETLTGSADDFTVTVCETATDALNALEDAFYDCIVSEYRLPDRNGIELLGAVRDQSFDLPFLLFTDDGDESVASTAISAGVTDYVTKTPLSEQTDLLRQRITAAVTRYREESDILDRMTDAFFAVDENWEFTYANERGRRVMGRAMEGNGATADLMGRNIWETVPSLEGTEFSKQYRRAMTQQEPVSFEAYFEPLQTWFEVSVYPSSTGISVYFRDITERQEHEEKLRGRERTLREIYAVISRKDMDFEAKVERLLEIGQNALGTETAALSRIDGDRYVFEIVTDRTGTTEAGDTVPLEATNCERAVIEEQTLVLADIAEDRPDLAERAGYTEMGISCYLGTPVIVDGSVYGTFCFYGTDPRDSFSEWEVTLVELMGNWVSYEQERERREQELTRERNRLEDFASVVSHDLRNPLSVAFGRLTLVDEEYDGDPEHIESLHRSLERMDELIDDVLALARGGHKVIDANETSLDDIITAAWDTVESSDATLERIETDAEITGDQTRLQQLFENLFRNSVEHSADPVTVSVGTLPGGRGFYVADDGPGIPEDEREQVFERGYTTSDEGTGFGLAIVSEIVDAHGGRITIAESEGGGVRFDVTGIQVDRL; from the coding sequence ATGGATACACCCGTGGCCACGCCGGACCGTCACGGGGCCGATGGAACCGCTGGACAAGTCCGCGTCCTCTATGTCGACGAGGACTGTGACGACATCACAGCGGTCAAAGAGACGCTGACTGGTAGCGCCGACGACTTCACTGTGACGGTATGTGAGACGGCCACAGACGCCCTTAATGCCCTCGAAGACGCCTTCTACGACTGCATTGTCAGCGAGTACCGACTGCCGGACCGGAACGGGATCGAACTGTTGGGCGCTGTTCGGGACCAGTCATTTGACCTCCCGTTTCTGCTGTTCACTGATGACGGGGACGAGAGCGTGGCCAGCACAGCCATCTCGGCCGGTGTCACGGACTACGTGACGAAGACGCCCCTCTCGGAGCAGACGGACCTGCTTCGACAGCGGATCACCGCTGCCGTTACTCGCTACCGGGAAGAGTCGGACATCCTCGATCGGATGACCGACGCGTTCTTCGCTGTTGACGAGAACTGGGAGTTCACGTACGCCAACGAGCGTGGCAGACGTGTTATGGGTCGCGCGATGGAAGGCAACGGAGCGACGGCGGACCTGATGGGACGCAATATCTGGGAAACGGTTCCGTCGCTGGAGGGGACGGAGTTCAGCAAGCAGTACCGGCGGGCGATGACACAGCAGGAGCCGGTATCGTTCGAGGCGTACTTCGAGCCGCTACAGACGTGGTTCGAAGTGTCCGTCTACCCGTCGTCGACCGGTATCTCCGTGTATTTCCGTGACATCACGGAGCGCCAGGAACACGAGGAGAAGCTCAGAGGTAGAGAGCGAACGCTCAGAGAGATCTATGCCGTCATCTCGCGCAAAGACATGGATTTCGAGGCGAAGGTCGAACGCTTGCTCGAAATCGGACAGAACGCCCTCGGGACCGAAACGGCCGCGCTCTCACGCATCGACGGTGACAGATACGTCTTCGAAATCGTAACCGACCGGACGGGCACTACCGAGGCGGGCGATACGGTCCCGCTGGAGGCAACGAACTGCGAGCGGGCCGTCATCGAGGAGCAGACGCTTGTTCTCGCTGATATCGCCGAAGACCGGCCAGACCTGGCCGAACGGGCTGGCTACACCGAGATGGGCATCTCTTGTTACCTTGGAACTCCTGTTATCGTCGACGGCTCGGTGTACGGCACGTTCTGCTTCTACGGCACTGACCCCCGAGATTCCTTCTCGGAGTGGGAAGTCACACTCGTCGAGTTGATGGGGAACTGGGTCAGCTACGAACAGGAGCGCGAACGCCGCGAGCAGGAACTCACCCGCGAGCGGAACCGTCTGGAGGACTTCGCCAGCGTCGTCAGCCACGACCTCCGGAACCCGCTCAGCGTCGCGTTCGGCCGGCTTACGCTTGTCGACGAGGAATACGACGGGGACCCGGAGCACATCGAATCGCTCCACCGGTCACTCGAACGGATGGACGAACTCATCGACGACGTGCTCGCGCTCGCTCGCGGCGGCCACAAGGTCATCGACGCGAACGAAACGTCGTTAGACGATATCATCACCGCCGCCTGGGACACTGTCGAAAGCTCAGACGCGACGCTCGAACGGATTGAGACGGACGCGGAAATCACGGGCGACCAGACGCGCCTCCAGCAGCTATTCGAGAACCTCTTCCGAAACAGTGTGGAGCACAGCGCCGACCCCGTGACCGTCAGCGTCGGGACGCTCCCGGGTGGGCGGGGGTTCTACGTGGCCGACGACGGCCCCGGGATTCCCGAGGACGAGCGTGAGCAGGTGTTCGAGCGCGGCTACACCACGAGCGACGAAGGGACCGGATTCGGGCTAGCTATTGTCTCTGAAATCGTCGACGCACACGGTGGGCGGATAACTATCGCAGAAAGCGAGGGCGGCGGGGTGCGATTCGATGTGACTGGGATTCAGGTCGACCGCCTATAG
- a CDS encoding KaiC domain-containing protein: MSEDDKSDDDWFESALDDEDGDSRPVEADDASATPPGSDAAESASTDTGPFEGDSDDGERSGDSSPFADDGSAASGREDSPFDDNSGDPFDSEAGSADAESAGDNGGGLFDDDFATAFESAGSGGGDSGSDFEEEFESDIPRVDIGIEGLDQMIQGGVPQRHLIVTIGSAGTGKTTFGLQFLHHGLQNGENAVFLTLEQSHDAILDTAGDRGWGFEEYEEQGQLAIVDLDPVEMANSLDNIRGELPALIEKFGADRLVLDSVSLLEMMYDDQSRRRTEVFDFTRSLKQAGVTTMLVSEASESNPFASRHGIIEYLTDAVFILQYVRSDTGETRLAVEIQKIRNANHSRETKPYEITNDGISVYQQANIF; encoded by the coding sequence ATGAGCGAGGACGACAAGTCCGACGACGACTGGTTCGAAAGCGCGCTTGACGACGAGGACGGCGACAGCAGACCGGTGGAGGCCGACGACGCTTCGGCGACACCACCCGGGAGCGACGCCGCGGAATCGGCGTCTACCGACACCGGGCCGTTTGAGGGCGATAGCGACGATGGCGAGCGCAGTGGTGATAGCAGTCCGTTTGCTGACGACGGCAGCGCCGCGTCTGGCAGGGAAGACAGCCCGTTCGACGACAACAGCGGTGACCCCTTCGACAGTGAGGCTGGGTCTGCCGATGCCGAATCCGCCGGCGACAACGGCGGCGGGCTCTTCGACGACGACTTCGCCACCGCGTTCGAGTCTGCCGGCAGCGGTGGCGGTGACAGCGGCAGCGACTTCGAGGAGGAGTTCGAGTCTGACATCCCGCGGGTCGACATCGGTATCGAGGGTCTCGACCAGATGATTCAGGGCGGCGTTCCACAGCGCCACCTCATCGTCACCATCGGTTCGGCCGGAACCGGGAAGACGACGTTCGGGCTGCAGTTCCTTCATCACGGCCTCCAGAACGGGGAGAACGCGGTGTTTCTGACGCTTGAACAGTCTCACGACGCGATACTGGACACCGCCGGCGACCGCGGCTGGGGGTTCGAGGAGTACGAAGAACAGGGCCAGCTAGCGATCGTTGACCTTGACCCGGTCGAGATGGCAAATAGCCTTGACAACATTCGTGGTGAGCTGCCGGCGCTCATCGAGAAGTTCGGCGCTGACCGGCTGGTACTTGACTCCGTCTCCCTGCTGGAGATGATGTACGACGATCAATCCCGGAGACGAACTGAAGTGTTCGATTTCACTCGGTCGCTGAAACAGGCTGGCGTGACGACGATGCTCGTCTCCGAGGCCAGCGAGAGTAACCCTTTCGCGTCCAGACACGGTATCATCGAATACCTGACCGACGCCGTGTTCATCCTGCAGTACGTCCGGTCAGACACCGGTGAGACGCGACTCGCTGTCGAAATCCAGAAAATCCGGAACGCGAACCACTCGCGGGAGACGAAACCCTACGAGATAACGAACGACGGAATCTCGGTCTACCAGCAGGCAAACATCTTCTAA